A section of the Aminiphilus circumscriptus DSM 16581 genome encodes:
- a CDS encoding diguanylate cyclase domain-containing protein — translation MSHLFDWITLPPFLSILLLGGALMAGGEGTSANIPLPLWIAAGGAYIVSSAIYIPLGRLKGTGASLGLQALCQGLALALTSLHFGLPPVVAWGGTALIFSGAIILGGIAVPEAEAVKPTRRRSAPANETTEAELFETSGTAQRQTSSLDSCPLPFAVIGRNGMFQDASKALLDLVGTSLGDLQKQEGEMLFPSALEHITVKGKHYAVLREELDGEVWVFLLPQSSSAQKQDDTETNRTSSGSSAEGCFSRDPRTGLYGDTYFFPRASYEIARARRFRRWLSALLVDLDFLKRNEADPKATSEANRRELLLALCSRFNKEIRETDLAFLLQDNSLCILLPETPQSGAKTVMGRMKETLSHMMKDNDRLISLEPHLQFGLHFYSGNEDMSLPELLEALRTSKQQTSVA, via the coding sequence ATGAGTCACCTCTTCGACTGGATCACCCTGCCCCCCTTTCTTTCCATTCTTCTTCTCGGAGGCGCCCTGATGGCCGGAGGCGAAGGAACTTCCGCGAACATTCCGCTTCCCCTCTGGATCGCCGCAGGCGGTGCCTACATCGTGTCGAGCGCCATCTACATTCCTCTCGGCAGGCTGAAGGGAACCGGTGCCTCTCTAGGACTTCAGGCACTCTGTCAGGGATTGGCCCTCGCCCTCACGTCGCTGCACTTCGGCCTTCCTCCCGTTGTGGCATGGGGTGGAACAGCGCTGATCTTCTCCGGAGCGATCATCCTCGGAGGCATCGCCGTGCCGGAGGCCGAAGCAGTGAAACCCACACGACGTCGGAGCGCTCCGGCAAACGAGACCACAGAGGCCGAACTTTTCGAAACGAGCGGGACGGCACAACGGCAGACATCCTCCCTCGATTCCTGCCCTTTGCCCTTCGCGGTCATCGGCAGAAACGGCATGTTCCAGGACGCGAGCAAAGCACTTCTGGATCTCGTGGGAACGTCCCTCGGAGACCTTCAGAAACAGGAAGGGGAGATGCTCTTTCCCTCCGCACTCGAGCATATAACCGTCAAGGGAAAACACTACGCCGTCCTTCGAGAGGAACTCGACGGCGAGGTCTGGGTGTTTCTGCTTCCGCAAAGTTCCTCGGCCCAGAAACAGGATGACACGGAAACGAACCGGACGTCCTCAGGATCCTCCGCGGAGGGCTGCTTCTCCCGGGATCCACGGACGGGGCTCTACGGAGACACCTACTTTTTTCCCCGGGCATCCTACGAGATCGCCCGGGCGAGGCGTTTCCGCCGCTGGCTCTCGGCCCTTCTCGTGGATCTGGATTTTCTCAAACGGAACGAGGCCGATCCCAAAGCCACGAGCGAGGCAAACAGACGGGAACTGCTTCTGGCGCTCTGCAGCCGTTTCAACAAGGAAATCCGGGAGACGGATCTGGCCTTTCTGCTCCAGGACAATTCGCTCTGTATCCTCCTTCCCGAAACACCGCAGTCGGGAGCGAAAACGGTCATGGGACGCATGAAGGAAACGCTGTCCCACATGATGAAGGACAATGACCGATTGATTTCCCTGGAGCCGCATCTACAGTTCGGCCTCCATTTTTACAGCGGAAACGAGGACATGAGCCTTCCGGAACTTCTGGAGGCCCTGCGCACCTCCAAACAGCAGACCTCCGTCGCGTGA